Part of the Woronichinia naegeliana WA131 genome, AAAGGTTCAGGCACAGGAATCTGTACGGCGCCATTAGGCAGTAAGGAACTCCCATTGGGCAGTTGATAATCCCCCAAGACATATCCGGTAGGAACCGCATCAGCAGTGACAACAAAGGTTTGATACTTTACGTTACCGTTGATCTGACTCAAATTAGAGAGAGCGGTATAAGTAACTTCCCCAATGGAGAGATCCACATTTATTATCTCTTGAAAAACGATGGAAGTGGGGACAACGATTGTATCATTGGTAGAAGAACTCATAGTAGGACCAAAACCGGCTGATTTAAGTCCACTAAAACCACCAAAGACAATTCTGTTATCATTGCCGAGGGATTGGTCAAATCCTTGCGAATTGAAGCCGAACTTCCAATCAATGGAACCAGCATTGGCACCGCTGCTAGGACTGGCACCCAAGAAGTCAAAACTGTAGGCTTGTGCATCCGTCGCCAAGGCAAAAAAACCTAGACTAGAGACTGCCAGTCCCAGAGAAACTGTTTTAAAATTGATCATTTAGAGAACTCCTCACGTTAAACTAGGAGGGAAAGGCGAACAAATGCAGAGTATTGAGATAAGAATACTGGGCGTTCCCAATACAATATCCCTCATTATAGTAGATGTTATTGTTTTTGCAAGATCTTTAAAGCTTGATCTTTGACGATGGTCTCAAGAATGGTTTTCTTCTTCTCGAAGGATAATACCGCCACCGAGCAATAGGTCGCCATTGTATAGAACAGCCGCTTGACCAGGGGTAATGCCAAATTGAGGTTCATCAAAACTCAGTTTGAGGCGATCGCCTGACAGGGGAATCACATTAACAGCGACGGGAGCCGAACGATAGCGCACCTGAACTTGACAGCGTAGGGGAGTCGTCGGTTCAGGAATCGAAACCCAATTAAGACGACTAACATAACAATCTAAACTGCCTGCACTGGCGCGATCGCCAACCACGACACGATTCATAACCGGATCGAGTTCAATTACATAGAGCGGTTCTGGAGCCGCAATGCCGAGTCCCTTCCGTTGACCAATCGTATAATGCTGGATGCCTTGATGGTTGCCCAAAACTTTTCCAGCGCGATCCACAATTTCCCCTGTTTTAGGCGTAATATACTTATCCAAAAAATCTCGCATTGACCCATGCGCTTCAATCAAACAGAGATCTTGACTGTCCCGCTTTTCCGCCGTCGTTAAACCCAATTCGGTGGCAATTTGTCGTGTTTCCGTTTTGGTCTGGTTGCCTAGGGGAAATAGGGTGGCAGCCAAAATAGATTGCTCTAAATCGTAGAGAAAATAGGACTGATCCTTTTGCCGATCTACGGCTCGCAGCAATTGATAACGTTGAGAAGCCTGATCATAGGTTAAACGGGCATAATGGCCCGTGGCAATCTTGTCGATCCCCAATGTTTCCCTAGCATAGGACAACATCGGCCCAAATTTAACCGCTTTATTGCACTGAGAACAAGGTAAAGGCGTGATTCCTTCCCCGTAACCAGACACCAAATAGTCCACAATCTGAGTTTGAAAAAGATCACGGGTATCGACAATTTGATGGGGAATGCCCAATTGTTCGCAAATTGAGGCCGCATCTACCATGCCTTCAGAACAACATTGTCCTTTGCCCTTCATTAACCAGAGGGTAACACCAACAACCTCATAACCTTGACGATGAAGAACTGCCGCTGCAACGGAACTATCGACCCCACCGGAGAGGCCCACCACCACTTTTTTAACCATGCTTACAATCTTGGACAGCTTTTACAACCAATTCCTGTTTCTAGGCTAACATCCAGTTTACAATTCAGGTAAAACCTAAATCCTAAAAATGGGACTGCTTCCCAGGGGTTAAGGGTGTGAGGATCACTGTTCGAGTAGTCTAAAGATGAGCACTAAAATTTTTATATGCCTAGGGCGTGTCATCAATCAGCAATTCCAAATTCAGAATGTA contains:
- the mnmA gene encoding tRNA 2-thiouridine(34) synthase MnmA, which translates into the protein MVKKVVVGLSGGVDSSVAAAVLHRQGYEVVGVTLWLMKGKGQCCSEGMVDAASICEQLGIPHQIVDTRDLFQTQIVDYLVSGYGEGITPLPCSQCNKAVKFGPMLSYARETLGIDKIATGHYARLTYDQASQRYQLLRAVDRQKDQSYFLYDLEQSILAATLFPLGNQTKTETRQIATELGLTTAEKRDSQDLCLIEAHGSMRDFLDKYITPKTGEIVDRAGKVLGNHQGIQHYTIGQRKGLGIAAPEPLYVIELDPVMNRVVVGDRASAGSLDCYVSRLNWVSIPEPTTPLRCQVQVRYRSAPVAVNVIPLSGDRLKLSFDEPQFGITPGQAAVLYNGDLLLGGGIILREEENHS
- a CDS encoding PEP-CTERM sorting domain-containing protein, with the protein product MINFKTVSLGLAVSSLGFFALATDAQAYSFDFLGASPSSGANAGSIDWKFGFNSQGFDQSLGNDNRIVFGGFSGLKSAGFGPTMSSSTNDTIVVPTSIVFQEIINVDLSIGEVTYTALSNLSQINGNVKYQTFVVTADAVPTGYVLGDYQLPNGSSLLPNGAVQIPVPEPFTILGSLAALGFGAFGQKEYAKKQSQNSDSDLT